The Delphinus delphis chromosome 2, mDelDel1.2, whole genome shotgun sequence genome contains a region encoding:
- the NOP10 gene encoding H/ACA ribonucleoprotein complex subunit 3, whose protein sequence is MFLQYYLNEQGDRVYTLKKLDPMGQQTCSAHPARFSPDDKYSRHRVTIKKRFKVLMTQQPRPVL, encoded by the exons ATGTTTCTCCAGTATTACCTCAACGAGCAAGGAGACCGGGTCTACACGCTGAAG AAGCTTGACCCCATGGGACAGCAGACCTGCTCGGCCCACCCTGCTCGGTTCTCCCCAGACGACAAATACTCTCGACACCGAGTCACCATCAAGAAACGCTTCAAGGTGCTCATGACCCAGCAACCGCGCCCCGTCCTCTGA